In one Chitinophaga sancti genomic region, the following are encoded:
- the tnpA gene encoding IS66 family insertion sequence element accessory protein TnpA: MKRKKSSVTSHQFSEQEIISALEQFTQAGNISVKEFTAAFQISAATFYNWRKRYGNQLVESNAPVGFIDVDLSPVQQEPVSGTIFAEYRGIVFYQRVEPSYLKALL, translated from the coding sequence ATGAAACGAAAAAAATCTTCCGTAACAAGTCATCAATTCAGTGAACAAGAGATCATCTCAGCTCTTGAACAGTTCACTCAGGCAGGTAATATAAGTGTGAAGGAGTTTACCGCTGCCTTTCAGATATCAGCTGCTACTTTTTACAACTGGCGCAAACGCTATGGTAATCAACTTGTAGAATCAAATGCTCCCGTGGGGTTTATTGATGTAGATCTCTCACCAGTCCAACAAGAGCCAGTGTCGGGAACTATCTTTGCAGAATATCGCGGTATTGTTTTTTATCAGCGCGTTGAACCTTCATATCTAAAAGCCCTGTTGTAA
- a CDS encoding S1 family peptidase: protein MFKNSEGKLVPKEASIFPLITFDPKSKVFNCVGTGFFITPFGGFVTAKHVFFKNDGTHRPTLYGVQSLEDGTRVVRTLKHLVVHPNADIAIGMLGDAKNNDRFNQNPVPASAFCLSFQPLQTGDAISTYAFPNTQNEWLDDDHQQFTFQGVWSSGIVEDFHPNGMGLLRNACYQTTMKIDGGASGGPVLHNATVVAVNSTGMDLGDVAISSLTPVTFLKDLSVPSENGNIPIPDLIAGGYITVI, encoded by the coding sequence ATGTTTAAAAATTCAGAAGGTAAACTTGTTCCAAAAGAAGCCAGCATTTTTCCTCTTATAACTTTTGATCCTAAATCGAAGGTTTTCAATTGTGTTGGAACTGGTTTTTTTATAACTCCTTTTGGTGGTTTTGTAACTGCAAAACATGTATTTTTTAAAAATGACGGAACCCATCGCCCAACACTCTATGGAGTACAAAGCTTGGAAGATGGTACACGTGTAGTCCGTACTCTCAAACATCTAGTAGTACATCCAAATGCAGATATTGCAATTGGCATGTTAGGAGATGCCAAAAATAATGACAGGTTTAATCAAAATCCAGTACCAGCATCTGCCTTTTGTTTATCTTTTCAACCCTTGCAGACTGGAGATGCCATAAGTACTTACGCTTTTCCGAATACACAAAATGAATGGCTAGATGATGATCATCAACAATTTACATTTCAAGGTGTATGGTCTTCAGGAATAGTTGAGGATTTTCATCCAAATGGTATGGGACTCTTGCGAAATGCATGTTATCAAACAACAATGAAAATAGATGGCGGTGCTAGTGGAGGACCAGTTTTGCATAATGCGACGGTGGTCGCTGTTAACTCTACAGGAATGGATTTAGGTGATGTAGCAATTTCTAGTTTAACACCAGTGACATTCTTGAAAGATCTATCGGTACCGTCTGAAAATGGAAATATTCCTATTCCAGACCTTATCGCGGGTGGATATATTACGGTAATATAA
- a CDS encoding protein kinase domain-containing protein — MENAAHNLLNKTLSTGWNVIELIKSQPGSTGSFFSVCYKVEKEGEICFLKAFDFGSFFNVSRQSGENKGIIDIMADMINAYKYEKDLSNLCKNNYATKVAFVKDFGEENVTGYTIPIVPYLIFDLADGDVRNKLKFTDRLDTSWKLKSLHSIAVGLRQLHNIDVSHQDLKPSNILVFNEESKIGDIGRSLSLNMKSPYDETPFNGDWNYAPPESLYGYYIPEWKKRVFAT; from the coding sequence ATGGAGAATGCAGCACATAATTTATTAAATAAAACTCTAAGTACGGGGTGGAATGTAATTGAACTAATAAAATCTCAACCAGGTAGTACTGGATCATTCTTTTCAGTTTGTTATAAAGTGGAAAAAGAAGGAGAGATATGTTTCCTAAAAGCATTTGATTTTGGTAGTTTTTTCAACGTGTCAAGACAATCCGGAGAGAATAAGGGTATTATTGATATTATGGCAGATATGATAAATGCTTATAAATATGAAAAAGACCTTTCTAATCTTTGTAAAAATAACTATGCTACTAAAGTAGCATTTGTAAAAGACTTCGGAGAAGAAAATGTTACTGGGTATACTATTCCGATAGTACCTTATTTAATATTTGATCTGGCTGACGGTGATGTTAGAAATAAATTGAAATTTACAGACAGATTAGATACTTCATGGAAATTAAAATCATTACATAGCATAGCTGTTGGATTAAGACAGCTACATAATATAGATGTATCACATCAAGACCTCAAACCCTCAAACATTTTAGTTTTCAACGAAGAAAGCAAAATAGGAGATATTGGAAGGTCACTGTCTCTTAATATGAAATCCCCATATGATGAAACCCCATTTAATGGAGATTGGAATTATGCGCCACCAGAATCTCTCTATGGATACTACATTCCTGAATGGAAAAAAAGGGTATTTGCAACGTAA
- a CDS encoding recombinase family protein: protein MDVQRKSMEESARKNNLGIIGYFGGTYESAKTDGRKEFNRMLDFIKNCKGKVSHILVYTLDRFS from the coding sequence CTGGATGTTCAGCGTAAATCAATGGAAGAATCTGCCCGTAAGAACAATTTGGGTATCATCGGTTACTTCGGAGGTACTTATGAGAGCGCGAAAACCGATGGTCGTAAAGAATTTAATCGGATGTTGGATTTTATTAAAAACTGCAAGGGGAAAGTGAGCCATATATTAGTTTATACACTTGACCGTTTCTCCTGA
- a CDS encoding ISAon1 family transposase N-terminal region protein, which produces MDQNYRQLMEFLLPKGLLEYFDLIKTTQSPNGLHIYLEEKIEPPTEYSDRKLHSKGFLPEVRVQDFPIRENKVTLVIKRRLWEDVQTNEIITRDWDVVSDGARITKEFGLFLKETLGRKPR; this is translated from the coding sequence TTGGATCAGAACTATCGACAGTTGATGGAATTTCTTCTCCCTAAGGGGCTTTTAGAATATTTTGACCTGATTAAAACGACTCAATCGCCGAATGGTCTTCATATTTACCTGGAAGAAAAGATTGAACCACCTACAGAATATAGCGATCGAAAACTCCATTCCAAGGGCTTTTTACCCGAAGTCCGGGTGCAGGATTTCCCAATCAGAGAAAACAAAGTAACGCTGGTTATCAAGCGAAGGCTCTGGGAAGATGTGCAGACTAATGAGATCATCACCAGAGACTGGGATGTAGTTAGTGACGGAGCTCGTATTACCAAAGAGTTCGGTCTTTTTTTAAAAGAAACACTTGGACGAAAGCCCCGTTAG
- the tnpB gene encoding IS66 family insertion sequence element accessory protein TnpB (TnpB, as the term is used for proteins encoded by IS66 family insertion elements, is considered an accessory protein, since TnpC, encoded by a neighboring gene, is a DDE family transposase.) — MLSLTGYRLVLWNSDTDMRLSFNGLSGIVVNEMKEDPFQYGTLYAFFNHRRTQVKILGWDGDGFGIFYKRLSRGTFGTPVYNSETKMMVLEKKDLLLILEGVEVRFRKRYERSGRYHKS; from the coding sequence ATGTTATCATTAACTGGTTATCGCCTCGTATTATGGAACAGCGACACAGATATGCGCTTAAGTTTTAACGGCCTGTCTGGTATTGTTGTAAATGAGATGAAGGAAGACCCTTTTCAGTATGGTACCCTGTATGCGTTTTTCAATCACCGTCGCACGCAGGTTAAGATTCTTGGCTGGGATGGAGATGGCTTTGGCATATTTTACAAAAGGTTGTCAAGAGGTACTTTTGGTACACCTGTATACAATAGTGAAACTAAGATGATGGTCTTAGAAAAGAAAGATCTTTTACTAATATTAGAAGGAGTAGAAGTGAGATTCCGCAAACGTTATGAAAGATCAGGCAGATATCATAAAAGCTGA
- a CDS encoding tetratricopeptide repeat protein yields the protein MLNEFSNKDRRVLPSFRSIKKTILLGETESLSINNRTFNKSNIAHYITDFNKYRTLSFAGDLISAAVVNNISNDPNVINAAEYILSKPNESTSAQIKTAGSILNIKSNGVRNEINGILEFIESNNQSVIHEKIKQLKSLTKQIFGNAFVYVELARLYSIIAQNDKALKSILIAKSLSPNNRYVLRSFARLNTHFNDIDTAHTALKKSNLISHDPWIIASEIAISSIKGKTSAHIKRGIEILNSKKYNSFSISELASSIGTIELIQGNRKKSKSHFNQALINPNENSLAQVEWANTRDKLFDSFNINDYNVKSNYEALAFDQLNKNEFRNALKNAEAWFLEMPFAKRPISLGHYISSIYLEDYESSINFCLAGLIGNPNNAMTINNISYSYAMLGDTDRAFEYLRKVEINNVQEIETKVCLIATHGLSLFRSGLYEEGRQKYSEAIAEAQKNKLESYTKLAIVHLINEEIRIKPESFSEYYEALQKIKDPSQGINLLIERIIDRNKR from the coding sequence ATGTTAAACGAATTTTCAAATAAAGACAGAAGAGTATTACCAAGCTTTCGTAGCATTAAAAAAACCATTCTACTTGGTGAAACCGAAAGCTTGAGCATTAATAATAGGACTTTTAATAAAAGTAACATAGCCCATTATATTACAGATTTTAATAAATACAGAACATTATCATTTGCTGGAGATTTGATTAGTGCAGCAGTTGTTAATAATATCTCTAATGACCCAAACGTAATTAACGCTGCAGAATATATATTATCTAAACCTAATGAAAGTACGAGCGCCCAAATTAAAACAGCCGGAAGTATACTAAATATTAAATCTAATGGTGTTAGAAATGAAATAAATGGAATTTTGGAATTTATAGAGTCAAATAACCAGTCTGTTATCCATGAAAAAATTAAACAACTAAAGAGTCTAACTAAGCAAATTTTTGGGAATGCATTTGTATATGTTGAATTAGCAAGATTATATTCAATAATTGCTCAAAATGATAAAGCGCTTAAAAGTATATTGATTGCAAAATCACTATCGCCTAATAATAGATATGTTTTACGGTCCTTCGCAAGACTGAATACTCACTTTAATGATATAGATACTGCTCATACAGCATTAAAAAAATCTAACCTAATTTCTCATGACCCATGGATAATAGCATCAGAAATAGCAATATCATCTATTAAAGGAAAAACTTCGGCACACATAAAAAGAGGAATTGAAATATTGAATTCTAAAAAGTATAATTCATTTAGTATTTCCGAATTGGCTTCCTCAATAGGAACAATAGAATTAATTCAAGGCAATCGAAAAAAAAGCAAATCTCATTTTAACCAAGCACTGATTAATCCAAATGAGAATTCTTTAGCTCAAGTAGAATGGGCAAATACAAGGGATAAATTATTTGATTCATTTAATATTAATGATTACAATGTTAAAAGTAACTATGAAGCATTGGCGTTTGATCAGTTAAATAAGAATGAGTTTCGCAATGCACTTAAAAATGCAGAAGCATGGTTTTTGGAAATGCCTTTTGCCAAACGACCTATATCTCTGGGACATTATATCTCATCCATCTACTTAGAAGACTATGAATCTTCTATAAATTTCTGCCTGGCAGGATTGATTGGAAATCCTAATAATGCTATGACAATAAATAATATTTCATACTCTTATGCAATGTTAGGTGATACAGATAGGGCATTTGAATATTTACGTAAGGTTGAAATTAATAATGTTCAAGAAATTGAGACTAAAGTATGTTTAATAGCAACCCATGGATTATCATTATTTAGAAGCGGATTGTATGAGGAGGGACGTCAAAAATATTCTGAAGCAATAGCAGAAGCACAGAAAAATAAATTAGAATCTTATACAAAATTGGCAATAGTTCATTTGATTAATGAAGAAATAAGAATAAAACCGGAATCATTTTCAGAATATTATGAAGCTTTACAAAAAATAAAAGATCCTAGTCAAGGCATCAATTTGCTTATTGAGAGAATTATTGACAGAAATAAGCGGTAG
- a CDS encoding ISAon1 family transposase, with protein MDESPVSPTVLGHFFQVDGKQLQQQYKHHLSDYSTWEQQEHAAEWMLFEQNMGRSLSIDETAFANGELYTIVTNKEAKGRKGSIVAMIKGTQADQLTEVLKRIPKRLRRMVEEVTLDTVAASMNSTVQRCFPNAHRVIDRFHVQKLAFEAVQEIRIHHRWQALEEENVAMDQAKRTGHAYQPEILPNGDSVKQLLARSRYLLFKHPGAWTREQRQRAELLFTRYPVIHKGYQLSLRLGEVFRHCTSKEQAFKKLALWYNDVEDAGLPSFKTLARTIQHHYLGILNFFNNRATNASAESFNAKIKAFRNAMRGVRDVEFFLFRLSKIYA; from the coding sequence TTGGACGAAAGCCCCGTTAGTCCAACAGTTTTAGGCCATTTCTTCCAGGTTGATGGCAAGCAGTTACAGCAACAATACAAACATCATCTCAGCGATTATTCCACATGGGAGCAGCAAGAACACGCTGCCGAATGGATGCTCTTTGAGCAAAATATGGGTCGTTCTTTAAGTATTGACGAGACGGCGTTTGCGAATGGGGAACTTTATACGATCGTTACTAATAAAGAGGCTAAAGGCCGAAAGGGCTCAATCGTAGCGATGATCAAAGGAACGCAGGCAGATCAGTTGACAGAGGTGTTAAAAAGAATCCCAAAGCGATTACGCAGGATGGTTGAGGAAGTGACATTAGATACGGTGGCAGCGAGTATGAACTCGACAGTTCAAAGATGCTTCCCTAATGCTCATCGCGTCATAGACAGATTCCATGTACAGAAGCTGGCCTTTGAAGCTGTGCAGGAGATCCGTATTCATCATCGCTGGCAGGCATTAGAAGAAGAGAATGTTGCTATGGACCAGGCTAAAAGGACAGGTCATGCTTATCAACCGGAGATTTTACCTAACGGAGATAGCGTTAAACAATTACTGGCACGAAGCCGTTACCTGTTATTTAAGCACCCGGGAGCCTGGACCCGTGAACAAAGACAAAGAGCTGAATTGCTGTTCACCAGATATCCTGTGATTCATAAAGGGTATCAATTATCATTACGTTTAGGTGAAGTTTTTCGGCATTGTACGAGTAAAGAACAGGCATTTAAAAAGCTGGCATTATGGTACAATGACGTTGAAGATGCCGGTCTACCGTCCTTTAAAACCCTTGCCAGGACTATCCAGCACCATTATCTGGGCATCCTCAATTTTTTCAACAACCGGGCCACCAATGCGTCGGCAGAATCATTTAATGCGAAGATCAAAGCGTTTAGGAATGCGATGAGAGGAGTAAGAGATGTTGAATTCTTCTTGTTTAGACTATCTAAAATTTATGCTTGA
- the tnpC gene encoding IS66 family transposase — protein sequence MKPEIIYTLPEALEQVNALQLQKADLSNSLTQERHVFSRIIQELTTENTALKEEKDQLRRWLSNEQERGIDKDRRITSLEETIAEMQTALASKTDEAQRKDWQLKELQEMLFGQRSEKFIPDAATTQTAIQQTLGEEFDKTEVEAIIEQTIASTITDTQTGTTSKTSRRKKRHKAHKGRRPIPTHLETETIVYDIAGDKTGMKPMGKKVSVYYEIIPGKLIRKEEHHLQYKSADGKIHCTPVQPRMIERGIVSNRLLAHLHSERFVYYMPYYRQQQRFERLTGVSFAASTIDHWEEVCYKKLKRLLKLLKKTIQTANYLKADETRLRYLHDEGQGKAANGWMWVFHAPEHKLVLFEFHPGRANDVPKEILKDFAGILQTDALSSYTAAFKENNKVTLMSCLAHIRRGFKKSQRQNKVLSDQVLVYFNIIYRIEAYAKRKHFTPDQRLALRQKYSKPFFDKIRSWLDEHKDKHVPDSLLAKAITYANNQWDKLNILFLNGRIDVDNNTTENAIRPITLFRKNSLFASNEHGGERAALFYSLVETCKLNGIDPFEYLNDVYNRLHDCSAAELIHLLPPNWKPTEARKTAM from the coding sequence GTGAAACCTGAGATCATATACACATTGCCTGAAGCACTGGAACAAGTGAATGCGCTGCAACTGCAGAAAGCAGATTTGTCCAATTCTCTCACCCAGGAAAGACATGTGTTCAGTCGCATTATTCAGGAGCTCACAACAGAGAATACTGCACTAAAAGAAGAAAAAGACCAGCTGAGGCGTTGGCTATCTAATGAGCAGGAACGTGGAATTGATAAAGATAGAAGGATTACATCTCTGGAGGAAACTATTGCAGAAATGCAGACCGCTCTTGCCAGTAAAACAGATGAAGCACAGCGTAAAGACTGGCAATTAAAAGAGCTGCAGGAGATGTTATTTGGCCAGCGTAGTGAAAAATTTATTCCTGACGCAGCAACTACACAGACAGCTATTCAGCAGACTCTGGGAGAAGAATTTGATAAAACCGAAGTCGAAGCTATTATTGAACAAACAATAGCTTCGACCATTACGGATACCCAAACAGGCACTACTTCCAAAACCAGCCGCAGGAAAAAGCGTCACAAAGCACATAAAGGAAGAAGACCTATTCCCACTCACCTGGAAACAGAAACTATTGTTTATGATATTGCAGGAGATAAAACAGGCATGAAGCCCATGGGGAAGAAAGTATCTGTTTATTACGAAATTATTCCCGGAAAACTAATCAGAAAAGAAGAACATCACCTTCAATATAAATCAGCAGATGGAAAGATCCACTGCACGCCTGTCCAGCCCAGGATGATAGAACGTGGGATTGTAAGCAACAGGTTGCTTGCCCATCTGCACAGTGAACGTTTTGTTTACTACATGCCATACTATCGCCAGCAGCAGCGGTTTGAGCGCCTGACAGGTGTTAGTTTTGCAGCATCAACAATAGACCACTGGGAGGAAGTTTGTTATAAAAAGTTGAAGCGTCTGTTGAAACTACTGAAGAAAACTATACAGACGGCAAATTACCTTAAAGCAGACGAGACAAGGCTGAGGTACCTCCACGATGAAGGCCAGGGCAAAGCCGCCAATGGATGGATGTGGGTGTTTCATGCACCGGAACACAAGCTTGTGCTGTTTGAATTTCACCCTGGTAGAGCTAATGATGTACCAAAAGAGATTCTGAAGGATTTTGCAGGCATATTGCAAACAGATGCGCTATCGTCCTACACTGCTGCATTTAAAGAAAATAACAAAGTTACGTTGATGAGCTGCCTGGCGCATATCCGCAGAGGATTTAAAAAATCACAGCGACAAAATAAAGTACTGTCAGACCAGGTCCTTGTATATTTTAATATTATATACCGCATAGAAGCGTATGCTAAACGTAAACATTTTACTCCTGACCAACGACTGGCATTACGACAGAAATATAGTAAACCCTTTTTTGACAAGATCCGTAGCTGGTTGGATGAACACAAGGATAAACATGTACCTGATAGCCTATTGGCTAAAGCAATTACTTATGCAAATAATCAGTGGGATAAGCTGAATATATTATTTTTAAACGGAAGAATAGACGTTGACAACAATACAACTGAAAATGCGATACGTCCAATTACATTATTCAGAAAAAACTCCCTTTTTGCCAGTAATGAACACGGCGGGGAAAGGGCTGCATTATTTTACTCTCTAGTAGAAACTTGTAAGCTGAACGGGATTGATCCATTCGAATACTTAAACGATGTGTATAATCGACTCCACGACTGCTCCGCTGCTGAATTAATACACTTATTACCTCCTAATTGGAAACCAACTGAAGCAAGAAAAACGGCTATGTAG